A region of the Vanrija pseudolonga chromosome 2, complete sequence genome:
GTGCTTGAACACCTTGCCGAAAGTACTGGCGATCGTCGAGCTCTTGAGGCCAATCTTGCTCGCGTCCTGGCCGTAaatgtcgccgacgagcatgTCGACGGCCGAGTTGTCGCCCTGCTCCGAGAGCAGCAACATCTCGTCAAACGTGCTCGCGTCGGTGAGCAGGGACAGCAGGCCCCacagcgtgccgccgcccagcgacGTGCCGCTCACACGCTCGTAgctgccgtcctcgtccaccttGACAATGGACACACCCGAGCCAATGTTGACCAGCAGACACGGGAACActggcgtgtcgtcgcccgcgGGCGCAAAAGACACCTGGTACattggtggtgttggtgacGGCCgtggcagctcggcggcggggatggTGATCGGCACTGGCGTGCCGTTTGCGCTCGTCTCGGGGTGCGACACCTTGTAGACGAGCTCCTCGGAGAACCAGAAGACTTCCTCTGGAATGAGAGCCACAAAGCCCAATCCCAGAATCAGACACTCCATCTCCTCTTCGCGGCGCACCTCGACACCCAGCTCGGTCGTGAGGCGGTCGTAAAACTTgtgcgcaccgccgcccgtcgccatGACCTTGACCATCGACTTCATCTGGTCCAGGCTGACGCGGTTGGCCCTTGCACTGTCGGCGATCAGGTCCTGGAGGAACtcgatgaggtcgtcgacgcgctccgtTTCGAAGCGGGCAAAGTTTACCAGGCCGCCTGGCAGGGGGTCCGGGAGCGATGTTCTCCTGAAGCGGTGGTGTCCGCCGATTCCGCCGCGCTTCttcggccgcgctggcgatCCACTCCGcgactgcgcgcgcgcattcGACAAGATACCGGGGGTCAGCGCGCCGTTGATCACTGGCCGTGGTGTCGGCGGGTGGAACtcgcccgagctgctgctcgacgccagcgagTCGGGCGCATGGGGGAGcgttgaggacgaggacgaggtcggtgaggaCAGCGTCTGCGCTGGGGCgaggaagggcgaggaggggtcggagcgaggaggggtggtggggaCGGGGTGGGAGGAGCGGGTGAAGTAGATGACTTTGGCGAGGGATCCGCCGATCTGGGGGAGGGTCAGCGGCGTGTGTCGAGTGCAAGCGCGAGCCTGAGGACGCGAGGGCTGCCTTGAGCGAGGACAggaagcgcggcgcgccgttcACGCCCCCACATTCGGCCCAAcccagcccgccagcccaTCGCACCACTCACATCAATAGCGATATGCGAAACGGCCTCAATGTAGTGCGGGAGGTAGATACCTCTCGAGTCGCGTGTCTGTGTTGTTGTCAGCGGGCGGTCTTCCCCCTTCGGCGTAGCCACGACCCACCGCAGGCGACTCCTCCTGCACAATCTGCGCGCCCGTcacgtcgacggcgatgcGGCGGGCCTGCGGGATAGAGATGGACGGGAGGGACATGGTCgtcgcgaggcgaggagcgagggaCGAGCTGCCGGGAGCGGTGGTGGAGTAAAGGCGGGGTTGTTGTATTCGATGCGATCCGATGCGTGCGATGATGCGCGCGACGTCTCGCCTACGCCGCAATGTATCGCTGCTGTCTGCAGATGTTTACTCGTCTGCTGGTGCttgtgctcgtgctcgtcgccgaaAAATCAACCCACGCAGCGGCGAAGGCGACGGTTATCGGGCTCTTGATGGCCCGGGCTCGTGCGTCGTGGGCTGGTTGGCGGGGGTCGCTGCCCCAATAATTCAGAATACTTGATTCGCGATAGCGTCCTCTTCGGGCAGCGCGGCACTACACCGAGATAAGTCAGCgtggggggagggtgggtacgtcgtcgccgtcgccgctgcaTGCACACTTACCTCGGTGTTGTCGGTGGTCGTACGAGCCTTGCGCGGCTGGCTGACTGAGCCGAACGGGCGACGGAGACTGAGGTTTCGTGGGACGCGAAAGGCAAGTCAATTCAGCCGGTGCGATGGGGGCGGCCAAAGAAGTCGATGTCCAGGTGATGTCTTGGTTGCTGCTaccgtcgttgttgtcgtcgtcgtcgtcgccgctcggTCGTGCTGATACAGTCAAGTCGTGAACAAGAACACGACACCTACCTCGGTCCACAACGCGCGACCTAACCGTGTCGCCTGTCTGTCGATGCATACCCTCCCTCGTCCCTCAGCTCGCCTGACCAACCAACCACACAAAGCAAAGCATtcaggccgccggcgcattAGTGGGCGCGTGAGCCTGGCATTGGCGGACGGACGGAGCCCCGATTGTGCCGTTAAAATACTTTCCTAATGACACCCGTGGTCCTAATACCACGCCCTAATCCCGGCTTTGGCGGTGTTTGCCCAGCCAACCCCATGCCAGGCTCATGAACCCTGCGTCCCCACGAGTCTCAAAAGTCAAAACGAAGACTCGTTCGTTccagctcggctcggctcacgcggcgagcgcggcgaacGAATGGCTGCGCGACTTTGACATGGCAGCCTGGCAgaccgcggccgacgacgacgacgcatcACAGGAACAGCAACACGAGGCGCGGGGCAGGCGGGCCCCTCTGGCGCACCGGCTGCACGTCCCCTCCATGCCGGCGGCTCATTGCCCCGTTAAAAGCAAGTCATCATGCcccgccgcacgccgtcATCACGCTGACACGACCTATCTTCCGGCATCCTCGGCAACATACCAAAGTCTTATCGTCACGCCCATGCACGTAAGGCGCGGCAAAAACGTAAAAAGTAGACGCAGGCAACAACATGCATGTACAGATATGACTATAGACAACGGGGGCGCATCGAGTGCgccggtgggtgggtcgaCAGAGTGCTCGCAGCGCTCGAGGACAATGTACGGGGCATAGGAGGTCGTGAATGAGTAGTAATGGTTCGGGGGCGGGCATGGACACCGTGGACACCAGCGGACACAGTGCGCACTGGCATGGGAGGGCGAGAGGGGACTTGagcgggggtgtgggggcGTGAGTGGACACCGCTGGGGGTACGGGGACGGGAGTGGACACTGGCTGGAGTCCGAGGGCGAGAGTGGACATTGGCGGGGgtacgaggacgaggtgacGCACGAGCTGGCGTCTGGGGACGAGGCGGCACAACAAGCGGGACGCGCGGCTGAGGCGACACACCAAGCAGAGTAGGGTGCTGAGGTGACACAccggcggggtggcggggtTGGGTCGGCACCGGCACACAAGCCGACGGGGCTGTCACCCTCTCCACCCTTCTCACCTCCGGCCGCGTCACTACGACGGGCGGAAGTCGAGCTGGCTCACGATCAACGGCCACACTGCGTGCGTCAGCGGCCATACACTCAGCGATGACTGTGTCAACAAAAAGGCTCGCTCAGCATGTGTGCGCGCAGTTTTGCAGGACACTACTCACCCTCCTCGAACCCGACGTGCTTGCCCTCGCGGATCTGTTTCCAGATGTTCTGCATCGTGTCCGACTTTTTAATGTCGGACCAATGCTTGAGGAACAGCGCGACCTGCACCTTGCGCACGTCCTCAAACGTGCACGAGAAGCGGCTGAATACCTCGGCGGGGATGTTGTCCGGCTTGAGCCAGTAGATGATGTGGTTGTACGCGCGGAGCTTGAGCGCCGGTAGGCCAAGCTTGTCGGCCAGGCGGTACACCGACTTGGCAGAGACCGGACGCGGGCCAACAGCAAGCGTAGTGACGCCGTCGCTGGAGGCCGGGAATCCGTTCAAGGTCGAAGTGAAGTTGAAAGACGCACTCGTGGCCGTGCCGGGCACCGCGTCCGAGGCGCCAATCCCAGAGCTCATGCCACGCTCAGCCAGCCACTGCGCAACCCATTCGCGACGATTACGGGGCTCGTTGGTGGGgatgctcgtcgacgagttgCTGCGGCTGTGCCTCGGGTGCCGAGACGAAGCGAAAGACGAAGACAGTGGCGCAAAGTAGATGATGTCGGTGTAGAGCTGC
Encoded here:
- the PANK2 gene encoding Pantothenate kinase 2, which produces MSLPSISIPQARRIAVDVTGAQIVQEESPATRDSRGIYLPHYIEAVSHIAIDIGGSLAKVIYFTRSSHPVPTTPPRSDPSSPFLAPAQTLSSPTSSSSSTLPHAPDSLASSSSSGEFHPPTPRPVINGALTPGILSNARAQSRSGSPARPKKRGGIGGHHRFRRTSLPDPLPGGLVNFARFETERVDDLIEFLQDLIADSARANRVSLDQMKSMVKVMATGGGAHKFYDRLTTELGVEVRREEEMECLILGLGFVALIPEEVFWFSEELVYKVSHPETSANGTPVPITIPAAELPRPSPTPPMYQVSFAPAGDDTPVFPCLLVNIGSGVSIVKVDEDGSYERVSGTSLGGGTLWGLLSLLTDASTFDEMLLLSEQGDNSAVDMLVGDIYGQDASKIGLKSSTIASTFGKVFKHGDSSQRRKKAFKQEDIARSLLYAISNNIGHVAYMNAAKYGLDRVFFSGCFIRGHAATISTLSYAIRFWSKGTMRACFLRHEGFLGAMGAWIKNVEDGDDAAAGINGVAAAAVAEALQLDDALEEVSKLSIS